Within the Saccharomonospora amisosensis genome, the region GCACCAGCACGACGACCGTCTCGGCCACGCAGGCGGGCTTGGCCTCGCCCTCGATCTCGATGGTCCACCTGACCACCGCCTGCTTGCCCTGCGAGGCATCGCTGACCGAGACCAGTTCGGCGCTGGCCCTGATCCGGGAGCCGACCTTCACCGGCTGCGGGAACCGCACCTTGTTGAGCCCGTAGTTGATACCCATGCGAAGGCCCTCGACGTGGTAGACGTCCTTGCCGAGCATGGGGATCAGCGACAGGGTCAGGTACCCGTGGGCGATCGGCGCGCCGAAGGGCCCCTTCGCGGCGCGCTCCGGATCGACGTGGATCCACTGGTGGTCACCCGTGGCGTCGGCGAAGGTGTCGACCTGCTGCTGGGTTACGGTGTGCCACTGGCTGGTGCCCAGTGACTCGCCGACCGCGGCCGCGAACTCGTCGAGCCCGGAGAACACCCTCGTCCGCGTCATGCCTTCGGCCCGCCGGCGACGTAGATGACCTGACCGGACACGAACGACGCGTCTTCGCTGACCAGGAACGACACCACACCCGCGATGTCGGAGGGCTGGCCGACCCTGCGCACCGGGATCTCCTGCGCCGCGGCCTTCTGGAACTCGTCGAAGGGCACCCCGACCCGCTCCGCGGTGGCGGCGGTCATGTCGGTGACGATGAAGCCGGGGGCGATGGCGTTCACGGTCACGCCGAACTTGCCCAGCTCGATGGCCAGCGTCTTGGTGAATCCCTGCAGGCCCGCCTTGGCCGTGGAGTAGTTGGCCTGGCCCCGGTTGCCCAGCGCGGACACGCTGGAGAGGTTGACGATGCGGCCCCAGCCCTGCTCGGTCATGTGCTGCTGCGTGGCCCGGCTCATCAGGAACGACCCGCGCAGGTGAACGTTCATGACCGAGTCCCAGTCACCCTCGCTCATCTTGAACAGCAGGTTGTCCCGCGTGATGCCGGCGTTGTTGACCAGCACCGTCGGTGCGCCGAGCTGCTCGGCGACCGCCTTGACCGCCGCGTCGACCTGCTCGGCGTCGCTGACGTCGAGACCGATGCCCACCGCGCGGCCGCCGTCGGCGGCGATCGCCTCCGCGCCTGCCTTGGCGCCCGCCTCGTCGAGGTCAAGCAGACCCACCGCGAAGCCGTCCGAGGCCAGCCGCCTGGCAATGGCCGCGCCGATGCCTCGGCCTGCCCCGGTGACGATCGCGACACGGGAAGGGGAGTCCGTCACGTGATACCTCCTCGCCTAGTAAGCGTTCGCTTAGGAAGGTATCAGGTGAGGCGGCGGATTTGGACTACTGTTCGCGGGACGCAACGAGCCGTACAGCAGCACCGCGAGGGCGAGCACCTCGCCACCGGCAAGGAACCGTTCGACCAGGCCTGGTGGGATCGCCCGCCACCACGGCTCGCCACCCGCGAGCATCAGCGCCACCGCACCGAGGATCACCCCGAACCACAGCAGCGACGTGGTCGCCAGCAGCCTCGCCAGTCCACGCAGCGGCCTCGAAGCAGGCAGGGCCGCGCCCGCACAGCTGAGCACGGCCAGCGGTAGCGCCACGAACGCCACGATGCTGGCGTACCTGTGGATGGTTCCGCCAAGGCTCGGCCCCACCGACCAGTCGGTCTTCTCGAACAGCGTGACCGTCGCCAGCCCAGCCACCCACAGGCCGCCGAACAAGGTGGTGGCCGAGGCCGCGCGAACCAGCCCGCGCGCGACGAGCATGCCGAACGCCCCGGCTGAGCCCGCGGCCACGAGCAGCACCGAGAGATCGAACAGCCACTTGTCGGGGCCCAGCGCGTACTCGCTGATGGTGCGCCGCACCGGGTCGATCACGTCGCTGGACGGCAGCAGGTGCAGCAATCCCAGCAGTGCCGCACCGCTCAGCAGCGCGAACAGGCGGGCTGCCGGAAGCAACGCGGTTCCTCGGCTCGGGCTCCGCTGCGACACCAGCTCCCGCCCGTGCCGTGGTCAGGTACGCGCACGCTACCGGCGGCGGTGTCGCGAAGCCGTCAAGGCCACAGAGTCAAGGCCGTCGAGGGGGCTCAGCCGACCACCTGGCCGAGTACGGTGCCGAACACGTCGCGGTCGACGGTCGCGGGCTCCACCGCCAGCCACGCGCCCAGTTCGCGGATGAACCGCTGCGGCGTCATCGCGGGGATGTCCGCGCCCGCGTCCGGCTCGGTGGTGAGCTCTCCCGCCCTGCTG harbors:
- a CDS encoding MaoC family dehydratase — translated: MTRTRVFSGLDEFAAAVGESLGTSQWHTVTQQQVDTFADATGDHQWIHVDPERAAKGPFGAPIAHGYLTLSLIPMLGKDVYHVEGLRMGINYGLNKVRFPQPVKVGSRIRASAELVSVSDASQGKQAVVRWTIEIEGEAKPACVAETVVVLVL
- a CDS encoding DUF998 domain-containing protein — encoded protein: MLPAARLFALLSGAALLGLLHLLPSSDVIDPVRRTISEYALGPDKWLFDLSVLLVAAGSAGAFGMLVARGLVRAASATTLFGGLWVAGLATVTLFEKTDWSVGPSLGGTIHRYASIVAFVALPLAVLSCAGAALPASRPLRGLARLLATTSLLWFGVILGAVALMLAGGEPWWRAIPPGLVERFLAGGEVLALAVLLYGSLRPANSSPNPPPHLIPS
- the fabG gene encoding 3-oxoacyl-ACP reductase FabG; protein product: MTDSPSRVAIVTGAGRGIGAAIARRLASDGFAVGLLDLDEAGAKAGAEAIAADGGRAVGIGLDVSDAEQVDAAVKAVAEQLGAPTVLVNNAGITRDNLLFKMSEGDWDSVMNVHLRGSFLMSRATQQHMTEQGWGRIVNLSSVSALGNRGQANYSTAKAGLQGFTKTLAIELGKFGVTVNAIAPGFIVTDMTAATAERVGVPFDEFQKAAAQEIPVRRVGQPSDIAGVVSFLVSEDASFVSGQVIYVAGGPKA